One stretch of Nicotiana tabacum cultivar K326 chromosome 18, ASM71507v2, whole genome shotgun sequence DNA includes these proteins:
- the LOC142172803 gene encoding uncharacterized protein LOC142172803 produces MLGRPLLPIQGLPLPNQVDAPPPRPPLRALAENVTALIPLEEERTKLQSDIMELEKRAKDIFNAFTNQISFVLLFTGGGLIFNPKLPCTAIATFTTLTLISFIVAFLMAYRVLRIKFKRKHPAMDILDGRKEELAVRANAIWTSEDARQTAHNLGRLNESTDLLHPQELADLVKMRAKVIVDSAGITELKKYNCQLIWAILTCLVVHGSVIYFTAYYSYGYAKEGCKDPMVAVQAI; encoded by the exons ATGTTGGGTCGTCCACTTCTTCCGATTCAAGGTCTTCCGCTTCCGAATCAAG TTGATGCTCCACCTCCACGTCCTCCTCTTAGGGCCCTGGCAGAAAATGTTACAGCTTTGATTCCTTTGGAAGAAGAAAGGACTAAACTTCAGTCGGATATAATGGAGCTAGAGAAACGAGCTAAAGACATTTTCAATGCATTCACTAATCAGATCAGCTTTGTTCTATTGTTCACTGGAGGGGGGCTAATCTTCAACCCGAAGCTTCCTTGTACAGCTATTGCTACATTCACAACACTGAcacttatttctttcattgtGGCGTTCCTTATGGCCTATAGGGTATTAAGGATCAAATTTAAGCGAAAGCATCCTGCTATGGATATTCTGGATGGAAGGAAGGAGGAGCTCGCAGTTAGAGCAAATGCCATTTGGACATCAGAGGATGCTCGGCAAACCGCACATAATCTGGGTCGTCTTAATGAGAGCACTGACCTCTTACACCCTCAAGAGTTGGCGGATTTGGTGAAAATGCGGGCAAAAGTGATAGTGGATTCTGCCGGTATAACTGAGTTGAAAAAGTATAACTGCCAATTGATATGGGCTATCTTAACATGTTTGGTGGTTCACGGGTCTGTGATCTATTTCACTGCCTACTACTCATATGGCT ATGCTAAGGAAGGGTGTAAAGATCCTATGGTTGCTGTTCAGGCTATATAA